In Cyclobacteriaceae bacterium, the DNA window TTATTGAAGAGAAATTTGGGTTCAACAAGACAACCGTTAAAACATTCATAACAGATAAATTAAAAGGCTACGTTCTCGGTGGAATCGTGGGTGGGGCGCTGCTTTCCGTCCTGATCTATCTGATTGGTTCGATCGGCTCAGATTTCTGGATCTGGTTTGGTCTGCTGGCGGCAGCATTCCTGCTTTTCATCAATCTCTTTTATACGTCTCTTATCCTTCCCCTGTTCAACAAACTCACCCCCCTTCCCGATGGAGAGTTGAAAAATGCAATCAATTCATTCGCTTCAAAAATAGACTTTCCCCTGGATAACATTTTTGTCATGGACGGATCCAAACGTTCCGCCAAGGCGAATGCATTCTTTTCAGGAATCGGAAAGAAAAAGAAGATCGTCCTCTTTGACACGCTGATAAAAAATCACTCAACCAAAGAGCTGGTGGCAGTCCTTGCCCATGAAGTCGGCCACTTCAAGAAAAAACACATTGTCTGGAGCTATGTATTCTCTATTGTCCAGGTATTCTTCATCCTTTTCATTCTTTCAAGGATGGTTTTCATGGAAGACTTGTCCTTTGCGCTCGGTGGACAACAATGGGCGATTCATCTCAACTTGCTGACTTTTGGAATTCTGTTTGCCCCCATCAGCGGCATTACCGGATTACTCATGAGCATGTACAGTCGAAAGAACGAATTTGAAGCGGACGCCTACGCGCGGGAAACATTTAGCGGAACAGCGTTGGCAAATGCTCTTAAGAAATTGTCAGTTGATAGTCTGAGCAATCTATATCCACATCCGTGGTATGTGTTCTTTCATTACTCTCATCCTCCGCTTTTAAAGAGACTGGAAGCGATTCGGAATTGATAAACCAATTCTGCCTTGGCTTCACAAACACCTTTTCTAATCCGGTGTTTGTCAAACATTATTCGACGAGCTGTAAAAGTCTTCCATTTGATCAGGTAAGGTTTTACTGTGTTGTCCAGAATTCTCTGAAAATAAACAGAGCCATTTCTTCCCCCTTTTCGGGAATCGCAACAAAAAACAACGTTTTAAAGCCTTTTATCACGCTTTTTGGTGTCGGGGTAATCCCCTAGTCGTAGGGGTGCACCCCCAACATTCGGCTTTCAAATGGTTAATCCACCAGTGTAGTGTTTGACTTGTTTTTAGCAGTTTTCTTTTCATGCGCCCGCGCACCTTTGATCTACTAAACAACAAGCAAATGAAACACACACTACCTAACACAAGCATTCGCGCAAGATTCACGCAAGTTGCAATCATGGCTATTGTGATCATCGTCGGCATCATGCTTTCACAACCAGCAGAAGCTCAAAGAGCAGGTCGCAAATCAAAGAGCAGCAAGACTATCAGGATCTCTTCTAAAAGCAATTCAAACAAAGCCTGCTATTTACTATACAAGAAAAGAACAAGCGGCAGTTCACAGAAACGTTCAACCATCGCCTCTGCTCGTACCCGCAAGCCTAAGTACAAACCAATGGCTGAGACCGATCAACCAATGGGTGTTGCTTCCGTGAATTAATAACCATCCCTTGCTTTATCCTTTTATAATTCTCTCTTAAACCATTTGATTCACCCCCGTTGGTGGCCCCCATCAACGAATCGAATGCCCAGTAGTCCTCCCCTGTTAAGCGCTATTTTTTAGCCCTCGACCTCCAGATTTTCAAATCATCAGAGCATCTCCATTCTGTCCCAAAATCGTACACATGCGATTACAGTTTGTGAGTCAACCATTCAAATAATTATTTAAGAAGTCGGAAATTAAATTCCGTTTAACTGCTATCTTAAATTTTGTATTGATACTTTCATTCTAACATAACTTACCACACCCTTGAAAAGAAGAGATTTTGTACAGATTGCCGGTTTAGGGATTGGCGGATTGATGCTCCCACTGAATTTACTAGGCAATGAAGTGCCCCATGAGACCCTTCTTGACTCACCACTGGATACCGCTCAAAAAAAGCAACTGGCAGACGTGGCGCTGAACACTGCCCGCAGCAATGGCGGAACATACGCTGATGTCAGAATCGGCCGGTATTTAAACCAGTTTATCAGCACCCGTGAAAATAAGGTTCAAAACATCGTCAGCACTGAATCTTTCGGTGTCGGAATCAGGGTAATCGTAAAAGGCACATGGGGTTTTGCCTCCACCAACGACGTGTCTGCTGATGGAATCAAAAAAGCCACGGAACGCGCTGTTGCCATTGCAAAAGCAAATTCAAAGTTTCAAAAAGAGCCTGTAAAACTTGCAGCACTTAAAGGTGTTGGAGAAGTAACCTGGAAAACTCCTATCCAGAAAAACGCATTGGAAGTTCCTGTTTCTGAAAAAGCAGCTTTATTATTATCAGCAAATGCCGCAGCACAAAAAGCCGGTGCCAGCTTTGCAAACTCCAATCTCTTTCAGGTAAACGAACAAAAATATTTCGCCTCTTCTGAGGGATCTTATATCGATCAGGACATTCACCGTCTCTGGCCAACGTTTACCGTATCTGTCATCGACCGTGCTTCCGGAAAATTCAAAACCCGTGATGCCATGAGCGCTCCGGTAGGAATGGGATACGAATACCTGATCCCTAAAAATGAAGACAAGCTTGCCGGACCCGATGGCATGTTCTTATATAAAAACAGTTACGACATTATTGAAGATGCAACAACAGCAGCGCGTCAGGCAAAAGGCATGATCACTGCAAAGTCCGTTGAACCAGGAAAATATGACCTCGTGCTGGAGCCTAATCACCTTGGCCTTACCATTCACGAATCAGTGGGTCACCCGCTTGAGCTGGATCGTATCCTCGGATATGAGGCCAACTATGCAGGAACCAGCTTTGTATCGCTTGACAAACTTAAGTCAGGCAATTTCAATTACGGAAGCAAGCAGGTTACCATCATTGCAGATAAAACACAGGCCGGATCATTAGGAGCAGTAGGCTACGATGATGAAGGCGTTACCACAAAGAAATGGGACCTTATTAAAGACGGCGTGCTGGTAAATCTCCAGGCGACGCGTGATCAGGCACACATGATCGGACAAACAGAATCTCATGGATGCTGCTATGCACAAAGCTGGAATGATGTACAGTTCCAACGCATGCCGAATGTTTCTCTTGCTCCTGGCAAAGAAACGTACAGCAGCCAGCAGATGATCAAGGATGTTGAAAAAGGAATTTATATCGCTGGCAGAGGCTCTTACTCAATTGATCAGCAGCGTTACAACTTCCAGTTCGGAGGTACTGCCTTCTATGAGATCAAAAATGGTGAGATTGCAGGCATGCTCAACGATGTAGCGTATCAATCCAACACCCAGGAATTCTGGAACAACTGTGTGAAGGTTTGCGATCAGAATGATTATCGTTTATTCGGATCTTTCTTTGATGGAAAAGGTCAGCCTTCACAGGTGAGCGCCGTATCTCATGGAAGCTCTACAGCAAGATTTAATGGAGTGAATGTCATTAATACAGGAAGAACAATTTAACCCCGATTCATAAATGAAAAGAAGAGATTTCATACAATTAGCCGGCATGGGAGCCGGTGCGATGATGCTTCCGCTGGATGGATTTTCCCAGTCAGTGGATCCTTCACGCATGCTTGATCCTTTGATGGATACCTCCCAGAAAAAAGTGCTGGCGGACATCGCGTTGAATACGACCAAGTCGTTAGGTGCTACCTACACTGATGTGCGCATCGGTCGTTACCTGAATCAGTTTGTCATCACCCGTGAAAAGAAAGTCCAGAACATCGTGAACACAGAATCGTTCGGTGTGGGAATCAGGGTGATTGCAAATGGCACATGGGGTTTTGCTGCCAGCAACAACGTTACGCCCGACGGAATGAAAAAAACTGCTGAGCGTGCGGTTGCCATCGCAAAGGCTAACTCCAAGTTCCAGAAAGTTCCGGTGAAGCTTGCCGCTACTCCTTCTTATGGAGAGGTAAGCTGGAAAACACCGATTGCTAAAAACGGATTTGAAATTCCTGTTAAAGATAAAGTTGATCTTCTCCTGGCAGCCAATGCAAGAGCAATGGAAAAAGGCGCAAGCTTTATCAACAGTCAGATGTTCCTGATCAACGAGCAGAAGTACTTTGCTTCTTCTGAAGGATCTTACATCGATCAGGATATCTACAGAATACAACCTGGCTTTAACGTGACGATGATCGATCGCGCTTCAGGCCAGTTCAAGAGTCGCCCTGCTTTCTCCGCTCCTATGGGAATGGGTTATGAATACCTTGACGGAAAAGCAGAAGACAAGATCAATCTTCCGGGCGGAGCAATCGGCTATAATAAATCATACGATATGATTGAAGATGCCGGATATGCTGCCGAACAAGCGAAGATGATGGTCGCTGCAAAATCAGTAGAGCCAGGAAAATATGACCTGGTGCTCGAGCCTTCACATCTGTGGCTCACCATTCATGAATCTGTTGGTCACCCTACAGAACTTGATCGTGTACTCGGTTATGAAGCAAACTACGCTGGTACCAGCTTCCTCACTTTGGATAAATGGGAAACCAAGAAATTCAACTTCGGAAGCAAGAATGTAAACTTTGTTGCTGACAAGACTCAGGTTGGATCACTCGGTGCAGTAGGATATGATGACGAAGGTGTGAAATGCAAATCATGGGATCTTATCAAGGATGGTATCCTGGTTAACTATCAGGCGATCCGCGATCAGGTCAACATCATCGGACAAAAAGAATCTCATGGCTGCTGCTACTCACAAAGCTGGGCGGATGTTCAGTTCCAGCGCATGGCCAATGTTTCCTTACAACCAGGCAAAGAGCTCGTTACTCCTGAGCAGATGATCGCCGGTGTTGAAAAGGGTGTTTACATTGTTAAAGATTCATCATTCTCTATTGATCAGCAACGATACAACTTCCAGTTTGGCGGAGTTCTTTTCTATGAAATTAAAAACGGAAAGATCGAAGGCATGTTGAAAGATGTAGCATATCAGGCAAACTCACAGGAGTTCTGGAATTCATGTGCGCAGGTTTGCGATGCACGTGACTACCGCGTTCCCGGTGCCTTCAATGATGGCAAGGGACAACCTGGTCAAAGCAATGCTGTATCGCATGGATCAGCAACTGCCCGCTTCAATGGCGTGAATGTGATCAATACGGCAAGAACCATTTAATCAACAGATCCTCAATCAATAAATCAAGAAATAAAATGGCAATACTTTCAAAAGAAGAAGCTAAAAAGATACTTGAGAAAGCTCTCGGCTTTTCAAAAGCCGATGGTGTTTCATTAAGTCTCAACGGCTCTGAGCGAGGCAATATCCGCTATGCCCGAAACAGCGTATCCACTGCCGGAGAAAACTCCAATCTTTCATTGGGTGTTCAATCCAATTTCGGCAAGAAATTAGGATCAGCATCCATCAATGAGTTTGATGACGCCTCACTGGAAAAAGCAGTAAGACGTTCAGAAGAACTTGCTCAACTGGCTCCGGAAAATCCGGAGTACATGGAAGCACTGGGACAGCAGACCTACGGTGGCGAATCAAAAACATGGTCAGAAGCAACGGCTAAAATAACTCCTGAGTATCGTGCACAGGCAGCAGCCGATAGCATCAATCCTGCCGCAGCAAAAGACGTAACGTCTGCAGGATATCTTGAAGACAGCCGTGGATTCAACGCGATCATGAACAACAAAGGGTTGTTTGCATACAATAAAGACACGGGTGTTGACTTCACCGTCACCATGCGTACCAATGATGGAACAGGTTCCGGTTGGGCAGCACGCAGTCTGAATGACGTAAGCAAGCTGAACGCAGCGATGACTTCAAAGATTGCCATTGACAAGGCTTTGATGTCACGAAATGCAAAAGCTATGGAGCCGGGAAAATATACCGTGATCCTTGAATCTTCTGCAGCAGCAGATCTTGTTCGCCTTATGCTGAACATGAATGCACGCCAGGCAGATGAAGGCAGAAGCTTTATGTCAAAGAAAGGCGGCGGCACCAAGGTTGGAGAAAAACTAGTTGACGAACGCGTTAATATTTATACTGACCCATGGAATGATGAAGTTCCTTCTTCTCCTTGGCAGGGCGATGGACAGGCACGCAGGAAGATGGACATCATTAAGAATGGTGTTGTGTCAAGTCTTTTCTATGATCGCTATTGGGCATCACAGAAAAATGTTGCTCCGATCCCTTTCCCATCCAATGCAATTATGGAAGGCGGTACAGCATCTCTTGAAGACATGATCAAGGATACAGCGAAAGGCGTACTCGTTACCAGGTTCTGGTACATACGTCCCGTGGATCCTC includes these proteins:
- a CDS encoding M48 family metallopeptidase, encoding MNPFTVLIIGISAFSYIFDQILDYLNMRAQRKDIPDDIADFYDREKYLRSLEYHREQTKFGFITSGFSFAVSISMLIFGGFGKLDALLRPYFPGNEILLALVFFGILIFITEIITLPFQWYSTFVIEEKFGFNKTTVKTFITDKLKGYVLGGIVGGALLSVLIYLIGSIGSDFWIWFGLLAAAFLLFINLFYTSLILPLFNKLTPLPDGELKNAINSFASKIDFPLDNIFVMDGSKRSAKANAFFSGIGKKKKIVLFDTLIKNHSTKELVAVLAHEVGHFKKKHIVWSYVFSIVQVFFILFILSRMVFMEDLSFALGGQQWAIHLNLLTFGILFAPISGITGLLMSMYSRKNEFEADAYARETFSGTALANALKKLSVDSLSNLYPHPWYVFFHYSHPPLLKRLEAIRN
- a CDS encoding TldD/PmbA family protein; protein product: MKRRDFVQIAGLGIGGLMLPLNLLGNEVPHETLLDSPLDTAQKKQLADVALNTARSNGGTYADVRIGRYLNQFISTRENKVQNIVSTESFGVGIRVIVKGTWGFASTNDVSADGIKKATERAVAIAKANSKFQKEPVKLAALKGVGEVTWKTPIQKNALEVPVSEKAALLLSANAAAQKAGASFANSNLFQVNEQKYFASSEGSYIDQDIHRLWPTFTVSVIDRASGKFKTRDAMSAPVGMGYEYLIPKNEDKLAGPDGMFLYKNSYDIIEDATTAARQAKGMITAKSVEPGKYDLVLEPNHLGLTIHESVGHPLELDRILGYEANYAGTSFVSLDKLKSGNFNYGSKQVTIIADKTQAGSLGAVGYDDEGVTTKKWDLIKDGVLVNLQATRDQAHMIGQTESHGCCYAQSWNDVQFQRMPNVSLAPGKETYSSQQMIKDVEKGIYIAGRGSYSIDQQRYNFQFGGTAFYEIKNGEIAGMLNDVAYQSNTQEFWNNCVKVCDQNDYRLFGSFFDGKGQPSQVSAVSHGSSTARFNGVNVINTGRTI
- a CDS encoding TldD/PmbA family protein; translated protein: MKRRDFIQLAGMGAGAMMLPLDGFSQSVDPSRMLDPLMDTSQKKVLADIALNTTKSLGATYTDVRIGRYLNQFVITREKKVQNIVNTESFGVGIRVIANGTWGFAASNNVTPDGMKKTAERAVAIAKANSKFQKVPVKLAATPSYGEVSWKTPIAKNGFEIPVKDKVDLLLAANARAMEKGASFINSQMFLINEQKYFASSEGSYIDQDIYRIQPGFNVTMIDRASGQFKSRPAFSAPMGMGYEYLDGKAEDKINLPGGAIGYNKSYDMIEDAGYAAEQAKMMVAAKSVEPGKYDLVLEPSHLWLTIHESVGHPTELDRVLGYEANYAGTSFLTLDKWETKKFNFGSKNVNFVADKTQVGSLGAVGYDDEGVKCKSWDLIKDGILVNYQAIRDQVNIIGQKESHGCCYSQSWADVQFQRMANVSLQPGKELVTPEQMIAGVEKGVYIVKDSSFSIDQQRYNFQFGGVLFYEIKNGKIEGMLKDVAYQANSQEFWNSCAQVCDARDYRVPGAFNDGKGQPGQSNAVSHGSATARFNGVNVINTARTI
- a CDS encoding TldD/PmbA family protein — protein: MAILSKEEAKKILEKALGFSKADGVSLSLNGSERGNIRYARNSVSTAGENSNLSLGVQSNFGKKLGSASINEFDDASLEKAVRRSEELAQLAPENPEYMEALGQQTYGGESKTWSEATAKITPEYRAQAAADSINPAAAKDVTSAGYLEDSRGFNAIMNNKGLFAYNKDTGVDFTVTMRTNDGTGSGWAARSLNDVSKLNAAMTSKIAIDKALMSRNAKAMEPGKYTVILESSAAADLVRLMLNMNARQADEGRSFMSKKGGGTKVGEKLVDERVNIYTDPWNDEVPSSPWQGDGQARRKMDIIKNGVVSSLFYDRYWASQKNVAPIPFPSNAIMEGGTASLEDMIKDTAKGVLVTRFWYIRPVDPQTLLFTGLTRDGTFYIENGKIKHPIKNFRFNESPIIMLNNLETLGKPERAVTSEGQLGLYIPNMKIRDFTFSSLSDAV